In Trifolium pratense cultivar HEN17-A07 linkage group LG7, ARS_RC_1.1, whole genome shotgun sequence, a genomic segment contains:
- the LOC123895523 gene encoding endoglucanase 14-like isoform X4 produces MYYSSSYPGRLPSNQRADWRGDSALKDGQDVGVDLVGGYYDAGDNLKLGFPMAFTITMLSWSTIEFKNKLEEKNELENALSAIKWGTDYLMKAHQQPNTLYGEIGDPDSDHQCWERPEDMDTPRTSYKIDEQHPGSDLAAETAAALAAASIAFRSVDKNYASSMLLHAIQLFDFANNYQGIYHNSITPAAKTYSSSGYKDELVWAAAWLHRASRLKKYLDYLGGAGDTGGARTMFNWDDKYVGAQILVAKLILEGDVESSDNWAKYKANAEQFICSCAQKSNQNFQKTPGGLLWFQPWNNNQYVSTATFAMSTYSQYLSAKQVSLQCSGGNLSPSDLKSLVQAQVDYILGSNPKQMSYMIGYGSNYPQQVHHRGASIISIKKDKSPVACKDGFDKWFNKIEPNPNILEGAVVSPDQNDGFTDNRNDYQLAEPTIVSVAPLVGVLAYLA; encoded by the exons ATGTATTACTCTTCTTCATACCCAG GTCGGTTGCCTTCTAATCAAAGAGCAGATTGGAGAGGGGATTCTGCCCTTAAAGATGGTCAAGATGTTGGG GTTGACCTAGTAGGTGGATACTATGATGCTGGAGACAATTTGAAGCTAGGATTTCCAATGGCCTTTACCATAACAATGCTATCATGGAGCACAATAGAGTTCAAGAACAAACTTGAAGAAAAGAATGAACTTGAAAATGCATTATCAGCTATAAAATGGGGAACTGATTATTTAATGAAAGCACATCAACAACCAAACACTTTATATGGAGAAATTGGTGATCCTGATTCAGATCATCAATGTTGGGAAAGGCCAGAGGATATGGATACACCTAGAACTTCTTATAAGATTGATGAACAACATCCTGGCTCTGATCTTGCTGCTGAAACTGCTGCTGCTTTGGCTGCTGCTTCCATTGCTTTTCGATCTGTCGATAAAAATTATGCATCATCAATGCTTCTTCATGCAATACAA TTATTTGACTTTGCAAACAATTATCAAGGCATATACCATAATAGTATCACACCAGCAGCAAAAACATATTCCAGCAGTGGATATAAG GATGAATTAGTATGGGCAGCAGCATGGCTTCATCGTGCCTCTAGGTTGAAAAAATACCTTGATTACCTTGGAGGTGCAGGAGACACCGGGGGTGCAAGAACAATGTTTAATTGGGATGACAAGTATGTTGGTGCACAAATTCTTGTTGCAAAG CTTATTTTAGAGGGAGATGTGGAGTCTTCAGATAATTGGGCTAAATATAAAGCAAATGCAGAACAATTCATATGCTCATGTGcacaaaaatcaaaccaaaactTCCAAAAGACACCAGGGGGTTTGTTATGGTTTCAACCATGGAATAACAATCAATATGTTTCAACTGCTACTTTTGCAATGTCTACTTATTCTCAATATTTGTCTGCAAAACAAGTATCTCTTCAATGTAGTGGTGGTAATCTTAGTCCTTCTGATCTCAAATCTCTTGTTCAAGCTCAG GTGGACTACATATTGGGTTCAAATCCAAAACAAATGAGTTACATGATTGGATATGGATCAAACTATCCACAACAAGTTCATCATAGAGGAGCATCAATTATATCAATTAAGAAAGATAAATCACCAGTAGCATGCAAAGATGGCTTTGACAAATGGTTCAATAAAATTGAACCGAATCCTAATATATTGGAAGGAGCTGTTGTAAGTCCAGATCAAAATGATGGTTTTACAGATAATAGGAATGATTATCAATTAGCAGAACCAACTATTGTTTCTGTTGCACCTTTAGTCGGTGTTCTTGCTTATTTAGCTTAA
- the LOC123895523 gene encoding endoglucanase 14-like isoform X3 has translation MHGKIGIKAPNPGRLPSNQRADWRGDSALKDGQDVGVDLVGGYYDAGDNLKLGFPMAFTITMLSWSTIEFKNKLEEKNELENALSAIKWGTDYLMKAHQQPNTLYGEIGDPDSDHQCWERPEDMDTPRTSYKIDEQHPGSDLAAETAAALAAASIAFRSVDKNYASSMLLHAIQLFDFANNYQGIYHNSITPAAKTYSSSGYKDELVWAAAWLHRASRLKKYLDYLGGAGDTGGARTMFNWDDKYVGAQILVAKLILEGDVESSDNWAKYKANAEQFICSCAQKSNQNFQKTPGGLLWFQPWNNNQYVSTATFAMSTYSQYLSAKQVSLQCSGGNLSPSDLKSLVQAQVDYILGSNPKQMSYMIGYGSNYPQQVHHRGASIISIKKDKSPVACKDGFDKWFNKIEPNPNILEGAVVSPDQNDGFTDNRNDYQLAEPTIVSVAPLVGVLAYLA, from the exons ATGCATGGAAAAATTGGAATTAAAGCTCCAAATCCAG GTCGGTTGCCTTCTAATCAAAGAGCAGATTGGAGAGGGGATTCTGCCCTTAAAGATGGTCAAGATGTTGGG GTTGACCTAGTAGGTGGATACTATGATGCTGGAGACAATTTGAAGCTAGGATTTCCAATGGCCTTTACCATAACAATGCTATCATGGAGCACAATAGAGTTCAAGAACAAACTTGAAGAAAAGAATGAACTTGAAAATGCATTATCAGCTATAAAATGGGGAACTGATTATTTAATGAAAGCACATCAACAACCAAACACTTTATATGGAGAAATTGGTGATCCTGATTCAGATCATCAATGTTGGGAAAGGCCAGAGGATATGGATACACCTAGAACTTCTTATAAGATTGATGAACAACATCCTGGCTCTGATCTTGCTGCTGAAACTGCTGCTGCTTTGGCTGCTGCTTCCATTGCTTTTCGATCTGTCGATAAAAATTATGCATCATCAATGCTTCTTCATGCAATACAA TTATTTGACTTTGCAAACAATTATCAAGGCATATACCATAATAGTATCACACCAGCAGCAAAAACATATTCCAGCAGTGGATATAAG GATGAATTAGTATGGGCAGCAGCATGGCTTCATCGTGCCTCTAGGTTGAAAAAATACCTTGATTACCTTGGAGGTGCAGGAGACACCGGGGGTGCAAGAACAATGTTTAATTGGGATGACAAGTATGTTGGTGCACAAATTCTTGTTGCAAAG CTTATTTTAGAGGGAGATGTGGAGTCTTCAGATAATTGGGCTAAATATAAAGCAAATGCAGAACAATTCATATGCTCATGTGcacaaaaatcaaaccaaaactTCCAAAAGACACCAGGGGGTTTGTTATGGTTTCAACCATGGAATAACAATCAATATGTTTCAACTGCTACTTTTGCAATGTCTACTTATTCTCAATATTTGTCTGCAAAACAAGTATCTCTTCAATGTAGTGGTGGTAATCTTAGTCCTTCTGATCTCAAATCTCTTGTTCAAGCTCAG GTGGACTACATATTGGGTTCAAATCCAAAACAAATGAGTTACATGATTGGATATGGATCAAACTATCCACAACAAGTTCATCATAGAGGAGCATCAATTATATCAATTAAGAAAGATAAATCACCAGTAGCATGCAAAGATGGCTTTGACAAATGGTTCAATAAAATTGAACCGAATCCTAATATATTGGAAGGAGCTGTTGTAAGTCCAGATCAAAATGATGGTTTTACAGATAATAGGAATGATTATCAATTAGCAGAACCAACTATTGTTTCTGTTGCACCTTTAGTCGGTGTTCTTGCTTATTTAGCTTAA
- the LOC123895523 gene encoding endoglucanase 14-like isoform X2, whose protein sequence is MEKLELKLQIQAQRSGRLPSNQRADWRGDSALKDGQDVGVDLVGGYYDAGDNLKLGFPMAFTITMLSWSTIEFKNKLEEKNELENALSAIKWGTDYLMKAHQQPNTLYGEIGDPDSDHQCWERPEDMDTPRTSYKIDEQHPGSDLAAETAAALAAASIAFRSVDKNYASSMLLHAIQLFDFANNYQGIYHNSITPAAKTYSSSGYKDELVWAAAWLHRASRLKKYLDYLGGAGDTGGARTMFNWDDKYVGAQILVAKLILEGDVESSDNWAKYKANAEQFICSCAQKSNQNFQKTPGGLLWFQPWNNNQYVSTATFAMSTYSQYLSAKQVSLQCSGGNLSPSDLKSLVQAQVDYILGSNPKQMSYMIGYGSNYPQQVHHRGASIISIKKDKSPVACKDGFDKWFNKIEPNPNILEGAVVSPDQNDGFTDNRNDYQLAEPTIVSVAPLVGVLAYLA, encoded by the exons ATGGAAAAATTGGAATTAAAGCTCCAAATCCAG GCTCAACGTTCAGGTCGGTTGCCTTCTAATCAAAGAGCAGATTGGAGAGGGGATTCTGCCCTTAAAGATGGTCAAGATGTTGGG GTTGACCTAGTAGGTGGATACTATGATGCTGGAGACAATTTGAAGCTAGGATTTCCAATGGCCTTTACCATAACAATGCTATCATGGAGCACAATAGAGTTCAAGAACAAACTTGAAGAAAAGAATGAACTTGAAAATGCATTATCAGCTATAAAATGGGGAACTGATTATTTAATGAAAGCACATCAACAACCAAACACTTTATATGGAGAAATTGGTGATCCTGATTCAGATCATCAATGTTGGGAAAGGCCAGAGGATATGGATACACCTAGAACTTCTTATAAGATTGATGAACAACATCCTGGCTCTGATCTTGCTGCTGAAACTGCTGCTGCTTTGGCTGCTGCTTCCATTGCTTTTCGATCTGTCGATAAAAATTATGCATCATCAATGCTTCTTCATGCAATACAA TTATTTGACTTTGCAAACAATTATCAAGGCATATACCATAATAGTATCACACCAGCAGCAAAAACATATTCCAGCAGTGGATATAAG GATGAATTAGTATGGGCAGCAGCATGGCTTCATCGTGCCTCTAGGTTGAAAAAATACCTTGATTACCTTGGAGGTGCAGGAGACACCGGGGGTGCAAGAACAATGTTTAATTGGGATGACAAGTATGTTGGTGCACAAATTCTTGTTGCAAAG CTTATTTTAGAGGGAGATGTGGAGTCTTCAGATAATTGGGCTAAATATAAAGCAAATGCAGAACAATTCATATGCTCATGTGcacaaaaatcaaaccaaaactTCCAAAAGACACCAGGGGGTTTGTTATGGTTTCAACCATGGAATAACAATCAATATGTTTCAACTGCTACTTTTGCAATGTCTACTTATTCTCAATATTTGTCTGCAAAACAAGTATCTCTTCAATGTAGTGGTGGTAATCTTAGTCCTTCTGATCTCAAATCTCTTGTTCAAGCTCAG GTGGACTACATATTGGGTTCAAATCCAAAACAAATGAGTTACATGATTGGATATGGATCAAACTATCCACAACAAGTTCATCATAGAGGAGCATCAATTATATCAATTAAGAAAGATAAATCACCAGTAGCATGCAAAGATGGCTTTGACAAATGGTTCAATAAAATTGAACCGAATCCTAATATATTGGAAGGAGCTGTTGTAAGTCCAGATCAAAATGATGGTTTTACAGATAATAGGAATGATTATCAATTAGCAGAACCAACTATTGTTTCTGTTGCACCTTTAGTCGGTGTTCTTGCTTATTTAGCTTAA
- the LOC123895523 gene encoding endoglucanase 14-like isoform X1 gives MSLSNIFIVILICCSSLIHNVVCIDYGTALTKSLLFFEAQRSGRLPSNQRADWRGDSALKDGQDVGVDLVGGYYDAGDNLKLGFPMAFTITMLSWSTIEFKNKLEEKNELENALSAIKWGTDYLMKAHQQPNTLYGEIGDPDSDHQCWERPEDMDTPRTSYKIDEQHPGSDLAAETAAALAAASIAFRSVDKNYASSMLLHAIQLFDFANNYQGIYHNSITPAAKTYSSSGYKDELVWAAAWLHRASRLKKYLDYLGGAGDTGGARTMFNWDDKYVGAQILVAKLILEGDVESSDNWAKYKANAEQFICSCAQKSNQNFQKTPGGLLWFQPWNNNQYVSTATFAMSTYSQYLSAKQVSLQCSGGNLSPSDLKSLVQAQVDYILGSNPKQMSYMIGYGSNYPQQVHHRGASIISIKKDKSPVACKDGFDKWFNKIEPNPNILEGAVVSPDQNDGFTDNRNDYQLAEPTIVSVAPLVGVLAYLA, from the exons ATGTCACTAAGCAATATTTTCATTGTCATTCTCATTTGTTGTTCTTCACTAATTCATAATGTTGTTTGTATTGATTATGGAACAGCTCTTACAAAAAGTTTGTTGTTTTTTGAGGCTCAACGTTCAGGTCGGTTGCCTTCTAATCAAAGAGCAGATTGGAGAGGGGATTCTGCCCTTAAAGATGGTCAAGATGTTGGG GTTGACCTAGTAGGTGGATACTATGATGCTGGAGACAATTTGAAGCTAGGATTTCCAATGGCCTTTACCATAACAATGCTATCATGGAGCACAATAGAGTTCAAGAACAAACTTGAAGAAAAGAATGAACTTGAAAATGCATTATCAGCTATAAAATGGGGAACTGATTATTTAATGAAAGCACATCAACAACCAAACACTTTATATGGAGAAATTGGTGATCCTGATTCAGATCATCAATGTTGGGAAAGGCCAGAGGATATGGATACACCTAGAACTTCTTATAAGATTGATGAACAACATCCTGGCTCTGATCTTGCTGCTGAAACTGCTGCTGCTTTGGCTGCTGCTTCCATTGCTTTTCGATCTGTCGATAAAAATTATGCATCATCAATGCTTCTTCATGCAATACAA TTATTTGACTTTGCAAACAATTATCAAGGCATATACCATAATAGTATCACACCAGCAGCAAAAACATATTCCAGCAGTGGATATAAG GATGAATTAGTATGGGCAGCAGCATGGCTTCATCGTGCCTCTAGGTTGAAAAAATACCTTGATTACCTTGGAGGTGCAGGAGACACCGGGGGTGCAAGAACAATGTTTAATTGGGATGACAAGTATGTTGGTGCACAAATTCTTGTTGCAAAG CTTATTTTAGAGGGAGATGTGGAGTCTTCAGATAATTGGGCTAAATATAAAGCAAATGCAGAACAATTCATATGCTCATGTGcacaaaaatcaaaccaaaactTCCAAAAGACACCAGGGGGTTTGTTATGGTTTCAACCATGGAATAACAATCAATATGTTTCAACTGCTACTTTTGCAATGTCTACTTATTCTCAATATTTGTCTGCAAAACAAGTATCTCTTCAATGTAGTGGTGGTAATCTTAGTCCTTCTGATCTCAAATCTCTTGTTCAAGCTCAG GTGGACTACATATTGGGTTCAAATCCAAAACAAATGAGTTACATGATTGGATATGGATCAAACTATCCACAACAAGTTCATCATAGAGGAGCATCAATTATATCAATTAAGAAAGATAAATCACCAGTAGCATGCAAAGATGGCTTTGACAAATGGTTCAATAAAATTGAACCGAATCCTAATATATTGGAAGGAGCTGTTGTAAGTCCAGATCAAAATGATGGTTTTACAGATAATAGGAATGATTATCAATTAGCAGAACCAACTATTGTTTCTGTTGCACCTTTAGTCGGTGTTCTTGCTTATTTAGCTTAA
- the LOC123895526 gene encoding NADPH-dependent codeinone reductase 1-4-like, translating to MSSSKIPQLVLKSSSNQCKIPVIAFGTAAVTNNDGEITKVAVIEAIKSGYRHFDTALIYGSEEALGEAIAEALQLGLIQSRDELFITSMVYVSKIYAIKHRNLKLEYLDLYLIHFPITVKPGNWEMPYAEELITTFDLKGVWTAMEECQKLGFAKSIGVSNFTRKKLDDLLSFAKIPPSVNQVRQ from the coding sequence ATGTCTTCTTCCAAAATACCTCAACTTGTCCTAAAATCATCTTCCAACCAATGCAAAATTCCAGTTATAGCATTTGGAACTGCAGCTGTAACAAACAACGATGGAGAAATCACAAAAGTAGCAGTAATTGAAGCTATAAAATCAGGTTATAGACACTTTGACACTGCATTAATCTATGGCTCTGAGGAGGCTTTGGGAGAAGCAATAGCAGAAGCTCTTCAACTTGGTCTAATTCAATCAAGAGATGAACTCTTTATTACCTCCATGGTGTATGTGTCTAAAATTTATGCCATAAAACACAGGAACCTGAAATTAGAATATTTGGACCTTTATTTGATCCACTTTCCCATAACTGTGAAGCCTGGAAATTGGGAAATGCCATATGCTGAAGAGTTAATAACAACATTTGACTTGAAAGGAGTTTGGACAGCAATGGAAGAATGCCAGAAATTAGGATTTGCAAAATCTATAGGAGTCAGTAACTTCACTCGCAAGAAACTTGATGATCTACTCTCATTTGCAAAAATTCCTCCTTCTGTCAATCAAGTAAGacagtaa
- the LOC123895524 gene encoding NAD(P)H-dependent 6'-deoxychalcone synthase-like, protein MSASKIPQVVLKSSSNQIKMPIIAFGTAAVTNNDGEITKAAVIEAIKSGYRHFDTALIYGSEEALGEAIEEALQLGLIQSRDELFITSKLWLTDNFPHRVLSGLQKSLQNLKLEYLDLYLIHWPISVKPGNWEIPYAEELITTFDLKGVWTALEECQKLGLTKSIGVSNFTRKKLDDLLSFAIIPPSVNQVEMNPVWHQKKLKEYCEAKGIIITAFSPLGAKGTLWGSNEVMDSEILKEIAEQHGKTIAQVCLRWLLEQGVTMAVKSYNKERMNQNLEIFDWSLTKDDHEKIDKIKQIRVNNGPVVFIPNFWDGET, encoded by the exons ATGTCTGCTTCCAAAATCCCTCAAGTTGTCCTAAAATCATCTTCCAACCAAATCAAAATGCCAATTATAGCATTTGGAACTGCAGCTGTAACAAACAACGATGGAGAAATCACAAAAGCTGCTGTAATTGAAGCTATAAAATCAGGTTATAGACACTTTGACACTGCATTAATATATGGCTCTGAGGAGGCTTTAGGAGAAGCTATAGAAGAAGCTCTTCAACTTGGTCTAATTCAATCTAGAGATGAACTCTTTATTACCTCCAAACTTTGGCTCACTGATAATTTTCCTCATCGTGTTCTTTCTGGTCTTCAGAAATCACTTCA GAACCTGAAATTAGAATATTTGGACCTTTATTTGATCCACTGGCCCATAAGTGTGAAGCCTGGAAATTGGGAAATTCCATATGCTGAAGAGTTAATTACAACATTTGACTTAAAGGGAGTGTGGACAGCATTGGAAGAATGCCAGAAATTAGGCCTTACAAAATCTATAGGAGTCAGTAACTTCACTCGCAAGAAACTTGATGATCTACTCTCATTTGCTATCATTCCTCCTTCTGTCAATCAA GTGGAGATGAATCCAGTTTGGCATCAGAAGAAGCTAAAAGAATATTGTGAAGCAAAGGGTATAATTATAACTGCATTCTCTCCTTTAGGAGCCAAAGGGACCTTATGGGGTAGTAATGAAGTTATGGACAGTGAAATACTCAAAGAAATTGCAGAGCAACATGGCAAAACTATTGCACAG GTATGTCTTAGATGGTTGCTTGAGCAAGGGGTAACTATGGCTGTAAAGAGTTACAACAAAGAAAGAATGAACCAAAACTTGGAAATATTTGATTGGTCACTTACAAAAGATGACCATGAAAAGATTGATAAAATCAAACAGATTCGTGTCAACAATGGGCCAGTTGTGTTCATTCCTAACTTTTGGGATGGAGAAACTTAA